From the genome of Streptococcus oralis:
AGATATTATTGAGGACTTGGATTTTGATGGCAATCGCCTCATGCAGGTTGAGAATCGCTTAGACCTTATAAATACTATTACCCGCAAGTACGGTGGGACTGTGGACGATGTCCTGCTTTATTTTGCCAAGATTACGGATGAGTACAATCTCTTGACTGGAAATAATCTTTCTTCTGAAGACATGGAAGCAGAGCTCAAGAAATTGGAAGTTAATCTTGTCGATTTGGCAGGGCAACTTGCATCAGCTCGTCATGATTTGGCCCTGCAGCTTGAAGCTGAGATTAAGCAAGAACTGCAGGATCTCTATATGGAGAAGGCACAATTTCAGGTTCGCTTTAGTAAGAGTAAGTTCAGCCGTGAAGGAAATGAAGCAGTTGAATTTTACATTTCCACCAACCCAGGTGAGGACTTTAAGCCTTTGGTCAAAGTTGCATCTGGTGGGGAATTATCCCGTCTCATGTTGGCTATCAAGTCTGCCTTTTCTCGTAAAGAAGGCAAGACCAGTATTGTCTTTGATGAGGTGGATACGGGAGTTTCAGGTCGCGTGGCCCAAGCCATCGCACAGAAGATTCATAAGATAGGCCAGCATGGCCAAGTCTTAGCAATCTCTCACTTACCTCAAGTAATTGCGATCGCGGATTATCAATTCTTTATTGAGAAGATTAGCGATGAGCATTCTACGGTGTCGACGGTTCGCCTTTTGACTTTAGAAGAGCGAGTAGAGGAAGTAGCTAAAATGTTGGCTGGGGAAAATGTAACAGAAGCTGCCCTTACTCAAGCCAGAGAATTATTGCAAACGAGGATGAAATAAATGACAGACTATTATGTAATTGGAGATGTTCACGGGAAAGCAGGTATGCTAGAAGAACTGCTCAAAACCTGGGATGGTCAAACTCAGTTGCTTTTTCTGGGGGATTTGATTGACCGTGGTGAGGATAGTCGCCGTGTTCTAGAAATGGTCAAAGATTTGGTGGACAATCATGGAGCTATCTGTCTATCAGGAAACCATGAGTATATGTTTCTGACTTGGCTCGATGATCCAGAAGAAAGCTATGACCATTATCGTCGCAATGGTGGAGATACAACTATTAACTCTATTTTAGGTCGTCCCTTGGATGCGCCAGTTGATGGCGTAGAAGATGCCAAACGGGTTGCGACAGAAGCGGCAGACTTGGTCGAATTTATTCGTCAAATGCCATTTGTAGTAGAGACAGACAAATATATCTTTGTTCACGCAGGTATTGATTTAACTTTGGATGAGTGGCATGAAACAACAGATTACAAGAAAGTCTGGCTCAGAAAACCATTCCACGAAGCTGAAAATCATACTGGAAAAACCATTGTCTTTGGGCATACACCGGTTTATGGTTTGCTCAAGCAAGACCGAGGTACAGCTGAGCTTTGGATAACAGAGGATGGCAAGATTGGTATGGATGGAGGAGCTGTCTATGGTGGTGTCCTTCATGGAATCATCTTTACAGACCAAGGAATGACCGAACACTACTTTATCGAAAATGATGGCTTTATTGCCGAAGATTAGTACTCCTAGCAGGGTATGGTCTTGTCAAAATGTTAAAAACAATTTATAATTAATAGATACCCTGAAAGGAAGAGCATCATGAACTTAGAAGATTTGAAAAAACGACAGGAGAAGATTCGAAACTTCTCTATTATCGCCCATATTGACCATGGGAAATCAACCCTAGCAGACCGCATTTTGGAAAAGACGGAGACGGTTTCTAGTCGTGAAATGCAAGCCCAGCTTTTGGATAGTATGGATCTTGAGCGTGAACGTGGGATTACCATTAAGTTGAATGCCATTGAGTTGAATTACAGTGCAAAAGATGGGGAAACTTATATTTTCCACTTGATTGACACGCCAGGGCACGTGGACTTTACCTATGAAGTGTCGCGTTCGCTAGCTGCCTGTGAAGGAGCGATTTTGGTGGTTGATGCGGCTCAAGGGATTGAAGCTCAAACACTTGCTAACGTTTATCTAGCATTGGATAATGATTTGGAAATTCTGCCAGTCATTAACAAGATTGACCTTCCAGCAGCTGATCCAGAGCGCGTGCGTACGGAGATTGAGGATGTCATCGGACTGGATGCCAGCGAAGCAGTCTTAGCTTCAGCCAAAGCTGGTATTGGTATTGAAGAGATTCTTGAGCAGATCGTTGAAAAAGTTCCAGCTCCAACTGGTGATGTTTCAGCTCCATTAAAAGCTTTGATTTTCGACTCAGTTTATGATGCCTATCGTGGGGTTATCCTTCAAGTGCGTGTCATGGATGGAGTTGTCAAACCTGGCGATAAGATTCAACTCATGAGCAATGGCAAGACCTTTGATGTGACGGAAGTTGGTATTTTCACGCCGAAAGCAGTAGGCCGCGATTTCCTTGCGACTGGTGATGTTGGTTATATTGCGGCTTCCATCAAGACGGTTCAAGATACGCGCGTGGGTGATACAGTGACCCTAGCAA
Proteins encoded in this window:
- a CDS encoding metallophosphoesterase family protein, coding for MTDYYVIGDVHGKAGMLEELLKTWDGQTQLLFLGDLIDRGEDSRRVLEMVKDLVDNHGAICLSGNHEYMFLTWLDDPEESYDHYRRNGGDTTINSILGRPLDAPVDGVEDAKRVATEAADLVEFIRQMPFVVETDKYIFVHAGIDLTLDEWHETTDYKKVWLRKPFHEAENHTGKTIVFGHTPVYGLLKQDRGTAELWITEDGKIGMDGGAVYGGVLHGIIFTDQGMTEHYFIENDGFIAED